The Chryseolinea soli genome contains a region encoding:
- the yidD gene encoding membrane protein insertion efficiency factor YidD translates to MLKKIFILPIRFYQVALSPLLGTHCRHTPSCSQYAVEAIQEWGVIKGIWLGTKRIARCHPWGTHGYDPVPKRPKH, encoded by the coding sequence ATGCTGAAGAAAATATTCATACTGCCCATACGATTCTACCAGGTTGCCTTATCGCCCTTGTTGGGTACACACTGCCGGCACACGCCGAGTTGTTCGCAATATGCCGTGGAGGCGATCCAGGAATGGGGTGTGATCAAGGGCATTTGGCTCGGCACGAAGCGGATCGCACGGTGTCATCCCTGGGGGACACACGGCTATGACCCGGTGCCGAAGCGACCGAAGCATTGA
- a CDS encoding RNA polymerase sigma factor translates to MPNESEFIRVIKESEGIIFKIAILYAADRDDQKDLYQEIVYQLWRSFDSFRSESKISTWIYRIALNTSITHLRKEKKRGARVAIGEAVINRFDQDDNAMEERLTQLYGQIRKLSTIEKGIVLLHLEGKNYEEIAAITGFTATNVGTRLSRIKDKLRSQLKD, encoded by the coding sequence ATGCCAAACGAAAGTGAGTTTATCCGGGTCATAAAGGAGAGCGAAGGGATCATTTTCAAGATCGCGATCCTGTATGCCGCGGATCGGGATGATCAAAAGGATCTTTACCAGGAGATTGTCTATCAACTCTGGCGATCGTTCGATTCGTTTCGCAGCGAGTCGAAGATCAGCACATGGATTTACCGCATTGCCCTGAACACCTCCATCACGCATTTGCGCAAGGAGAAAAAGAGGGGTGCCCGGGTGGCCATCGGCGAGGCCGTGATAAACCGGTTCGACCAAGACGACAATGCCATGGAAGAACGACTGACACAGCTGTACGGCCAGATCAGAAAACTGAGCACCATCGAAAAGGGGATCGTGCTGCTGCACCTGGAGGGAAAGAACTATGAAGAAATCGCCGCCATCACCGGCTTCACGGCTACCAACGTGGGCACCCGTCTGAGCAGGATCAAAGACAAATTGAGGTCGCAGCTAAAAGACTAG
- a CDS encoding type 1 glutamine amidotransferase domain-containing protein, with protein MTSKKQTTLATPCKLLMVLGLSLLTLYSTAQVKKVLIVSTNVDSVGASQSGTFLREIAYPFKYFTDQGYTVDIVTPKGGKAALYQRPNEAEDLILIQNSDAFISKTSATLSPTQVNSKEYVAVFYPGGHGQYFDVVNDERIARLAAAIYERGGVVGTAGHGAASLINVQLHNGAYLVENKSMTCFPQWAEKKFMDISQYGKLLAFDMQEVLARRGAKLTVCTAETYGNKELNQIIDSKNRLVTGAFAGSAQWVAEQMVVLIKGGKTH; from the coding sequence ATGACATCAAAAAAACAAACCACGTTAGCAACACCTTGCAAACTCCTGATGGTATTGGGCCTTAGTCTACTGACCCTTTATAGTACGGCCCAGGTAAAAAAGGTTCTGATTGTTTCCACCAATGTTGATTCAGTAGGAGCAAGCCAAAGCGGCACGTTTCTCCGGGAGATCGCATATCCTTTTAAATACTTCACCGATCAAGGCTACACGGTGGACATTGTGACGCCCAAAGGGGGAAAGGCCGCCCTGTATCAACGCCCTAACGAAGCCGAGGATTTAATACTTATTCAGAACAGCGACGCGTTCATCTCGAAAACTTCGGCCACGCTTTCACCCACCCAGGTTAATTCAAAGGAGTACGTCGCCGTATTCTATCCCGGCGGACATGGCCAGTATTTTGACGTGGTGAACGACGAGCGTATCGCGAGGCTTGCCGCCGCCATTTACGAGCGTGGTGGTGTGGTAGGAACGGCCGGTCATGGTGCAGCTTCGCTGATCAACGTGCAACTGCACAACGGCGCTTACCTGGTAGAAAACAAATCGATGACCTGCTTCCCACAATGGGCAGAGAAAAAATTCATGGACATCTCCCAATATGGTAAGCTGCTCGCCTTCGACATGCAGGAGGTCCTGGCGCGTCGTGGCGCAAAGCTTACGGTATGTACGGCCGAAACCTATGGCAACAAAGAGCTCAACCAAATCATAGACTCCAAAAATCGATTGGTCACGGGAGCATTCGCCGGTTCGGCACAGTGGGTGGCAGAGCAGATGGTGGTGTTGATAAAAGGAGGGAAAACACACTAA
- a CDS encoding OmpA family protein, which translates to MKWIRLKVSGIRNAFFIVVMFATVAINRSQAQGQSYPYYYVVVGGFASQSNAEHFTTHVHELNFPARYAFNANRKLYYVYVRVTKDKQQARETTYRLRLETEFKKAWIYNGPLEGSGVAESTAEAERQEAHDTGNVPIDEQPAADTAAIGKAPATDTLSTAVALPVKTFVFQLTSGTANTSVSGPVHLLDKEPDDRVEQYPANEKVSVPAPATGKLVVVCNLIGYKLAKRTINFADPLKSIKGASIGEEQEVIVPIKLVPVNRGDYIELEHIKFFEHSAILTPASEAELLELVNFMANPRCKIRLFGHTQSDASGEIITKGSSANFFALDPANNRATHGSATELSRQQAEIVKAYLVSKGIAPNRIATKGYGAMLAIYENANANDRIEVEIIRN; encoded by the coding sequence ATGAAGTGGATCAGGCTTAAGGTTTCCGGGATACGGAACGCTTTCTTTATAGTAGTCATGTTTGCAACGGTTGCCATAAACCGTTCACAGGCCCAGGGCCAATCATATCCTTACTATTATGTAGTTGTCGGAGGGTTTGCCTCACAGTCAAATGCCGAACATTTCACAACCCATGTGCACGAACTTAACTTTCCGGCGCGCTATGCCTTCAACGCGAACCGCAAGTTGTATTACGTCTATGTAAGGGTAACAAAAGACAAACAGCAAGCCCGCGAAACGACCTACCGGCTAAGACTCGAAACGGAATTCAAAAAGGCCTGGATCTACAACGGTCCGCTCGAAGGCAGTGGCGTAGCAGAGTCCACAGCGGAAGCAGAAAGACAGGAAGCCCACGACACGGGCAACGTGCCCATCGACGAACAGCCAGCGGCAGACACCGCGGCCATCGGCAAGGCACCGGCCACCGACACGCTCTCCACCGCTGTCGCACTTCCCGTAAAAACATTTGTCTTTCAATTGACCAGTGGTACTGCTAACACATCGGTATCCGGACCTGTACACCTGTTGGACAAAGAACCAGACGATCGGGTGGAGCAGTACCCGGCCAACGAAAAGGTTTCCGTTCCCGCCCCCGCCACGGGCAAGCTGGTGGTAGTATGTAACCTGATCGGTTATAAGCTGGCAAAGCGGACGATCAATTTTGCCGATCCTTTAAAAAGTATCAAAGGTGCATCGATAGGAGAGGAGCAGGAAGTGATCGTCCCCATAAAACTTGTTCCCGTCAACCGCGGCGACTATATCGAACTCGAGCATATAAAATTCTTTGAGCACTCTGCCATCCTCACACCTGCTTCGGAAGCCGAACTTTTGGAGTTGGTAAATTTCATGGCCAATCCGCGTTGTAAGATCAGACTGTTTGGTCACACGCAAAGCGATGCGTCCGGAGAAATCATCACCAAAGGCAGCAGCGCCAACTTCTTTGCGCTTGACCCTGCAAACAATCGTGCCACGCACGGCTCAGCCACTGAACTATCCCGGCAACAAGCCGAGATAGTAAAGGCCTACCTGGTAAGCAAAGGCATCGCGCCCAACCGCATTGCCACCAAGGGCTATGGAGCCATGCTGGCCATCTACGAGAACGCCAACGCCAACGACAGGATCGAAGTAGAGATCATCCGGAATTGA
- a CDS encoding porin family protein: MKKFTTVLCIMFFASVGAFAQGVSGGIKAGLNLANQTYSSSGYTTSPSFLPALHGGVYLTAMFSEHLGLQPEILYSGQGAKSGDLKLKMAYINVPVLVRYNVNSLLSFHAGPQFGVLASAKDKDSSGSTDAKDQFKSTDVSVAAGIGIDLPMKLNFSFRFVKGLSDIANIDDNTYNVKAKNYALQFSVGYKLFGK; the protein is encoded by the coding sequence ATGAAGAAGTTTACAACAGTCCTTTGCATCATGTTTTTTGCAAGCGTTGGTGCTTTTGCCCAAGGCGTTAGCGGTGGTATCAAAGCTGGTCTTAACCTGGCCAACCAGACATACTCCAGCAGCGGCTACACCACAAGCCCCAGCTTTTTGCCTGCTCTGCACGGTGGCGTTTACCTGACCGCCATGTTCTCGGAACACCTCGGCCTCCAGCCTGAAATTCTTTATTCCGGACAAGGCGCTAAGTCGGGTGATCTCAAACTCAAGATGGCCTATATCAACGTTCCCGTGTTGGTTCGTTACAACGTAAACAGCCTGTTGAGCTTCCACGCTGGTCCTCAATTTGGTGTCCTCGCATCCGCGAAAGACAAAGATTCCTCTGGCTCGACCGACGCCAAGGATCAATTCAAGAGCACCGACGTTAGCGTTGCTGCCGGCATTGGCATTGATCTGCCCATGAAATTGAATTTCTCTTTCCGTTTTGTGAAAGGTCTTAGCGACATCGCCAACATTGACGACAACACGTACAATGTAAAAGCAAAGAACTACGCCCTCCAGTTTTCGGTAGGCTACAAATTGTTTGGCAAGTAA